AAATATGGTAGGAATTGTAGTAGTTACGCATGGCAAATTAGCCGATGAGCTCATTTCGGTCGTAAAATTTGTTATCTCCGGAAATCCGAATGTAAAGATCGAAGGCTTATCTCTTGATCAGGGTATGGAATTTGAAACCTTTACCCAGAACATAAAAAAAGCCATAAAAAAGGTGGACGAGGGAGATGGTATCCTCCTTGTGACGGACATGTTCGGGGGTACTCCCTCGAATATCAGTCTCACCTTCTTAGAGGATAAGAGGGTCGAAGTTATTTCAGGAGTAAATTTACCCATGCTGCTTAAGCTTGCCACACTTTCTTCTTCCATAACACTGGATGAAGCAGTTAAAATTGCCGAGACTGCTGGTAGAGACAATATTATCGTCGCGAGCAAGCTTCTTGATAAAAGGAAATGAGATTACACAAGTACTAGGTTGTGTCGCAAGATATTGTTAACTTTTTATAATTTAATTATTATGTTATATAAATTATATACTGTGTTCTAAATAACATCCTAAATAAAATCTAAAATAAGGA
Above is a window of Thermodesulfobacteriota bacterium DNA encoding:
- a CDS encoding PTS sugar transporter subunit IIA, producing the protein MVGIVVVTHGKLADELISVVKFVISGNPNVKIEGLSLDQGMEFETFTQNIKKAIKKVDEGDGILLVTDMFGGTPSNISLTFLEDKRVEVISGVNLPMLLKLATLSSSITLDEAVKIAETAGRDNIIVASKLLDKRK